Proteins encoded together in one Ictidomys tridecemlineatus isolate mIctTri1 chromosome 3, mIctTri1.hap1, whole genome shotgun sequence window:
- the LOC101962753 gene encoding keratin-associated protein 19-7, producing the protein MSCYYGNYYDGLGYGYGGLGCGYGGYGCGYGGYGGYGGYGYGCCHPLCYRRCWSYGFY; encoded by the coding sequence ATGAGCTGCTACTATGGCAACTACTATGATGGGCTGGGCTATGGCTATGGTGGCCTAGGCTGTGGCTATGGTGGCTATGGCTGTGGCTACGGTGGCTATGGTGGCTATGGTGGTTATGGTTATGGATGCTGCCATCCACTCTGCTATAGAAGATGCTGGTCCTATGGCTTCTACTGA
- the LOC101962474 gene encoding uncharacterized protein LOC101962474 produces MSCYYGNYYGGLGYGYGGLGCGCGYGCGYGGYGYGGLYGYGGYGGYGYGCCRPLCCRRYYSYGFY; encoded by the coding sequence ATGAGCTGCTACTATGGCAACTACTATGGTGGGCTGGGCTATGGCTATGGTGGCctaggctgtggctgtggctatgGCTGTGGCTATGGTGGCTATGGCTATGGTGGCCTCTATGGCTATGGTGGCTATGGTGGCTATGGTTATGGATGCTGCCGCCCACTTTGCTGCAGAAGATACTATTCCTATGGCTTCTACTGA